In Mucilaginibacter auburnensis, the genomic stretch CATTCGCCCAACAGGAATTGGGTGATATAGTGTATGTTGAGATTGATAAAATAGGGGCAGAGGTGGCTGCCGAAGAAGTTTTTGGCACAATTGAGGCCGTTAAAACAGTTTCTGATCTGTTTATGCCGGTTGCAGCAATCGTAATTGAGATGAATAAAAAGTTAGATGCTAATCCGGAACTGATCAACACAGATCCTTATGGTGACGGGTGGATAATTAAGGTAAAGCTGACGGACCTTACTCAACTGGACAGTTTACTGTGGGATACCGAATACAAAACTTTGATAGGCCTATAATGAAGAACACCGCATTAACTGATACCCATATAAAACTGGGCGCCAAAATGGTACCCTTTGCAGGTTACAACATGCCTGTACAATACAACGGCATTAATGCCGAACACGAAACCGTACGCAAAGCCGTTGGCGTTTTTGATGTAAGCCACATGGGCGAATTTATTCTGAAAGGCGAAGGATCCCTTGACCTGATACAACGCGTGAGCAGTAATGATGCCGCTAAGCTGTATGATGGCAAAGTGCAATACTCCTGCTTACCTA encodes the following:
- the gcvH gene encoding glycine cleavage system protein GcvH, with the translated sequence MDFPSELKYTKDHEWIKASGDEAYIGITAFAQQELGDIVYVEIDKIGAEVAAEEVFGTIEAVKTVSDLFMPVAAIVIEMNKKLDANPELINTDPYGDGWIIKVKLTDLTQLDSLLWDTEYKTLIGL